In Opitutaceae bacterium TAV5, one genomic interval encodes:
- a CDS encoding transcriptional regulator → MPRRRRATSTRTRSSPVSGPSGPFPALAVERARLPAEVARRIAEELRQGRWTNHLPGERKLAEMLQVSRTTLRPALAELEKQGWLRTAHGRRREVVVRRHATGAPAAGQVVVMLSPRPLENIDPFIVFQLESLRELLARRGMSLSIAVRPSCYTNDAATALGHLVAEEKACVWLLWLSTQSMQEWFLAKGLPHIVLGSAFHAEASISVDLDHFATSRHAALTFRRLGHRRIALIISRLGLAGNSMAEAGFRAGAAEESGGEPLVVDVIKHDDSPEGIRRSVDHLLVLKPRPTGVLSVRGLQTVSVITALLGKGLRIPGDISIISRDDDPALDFVNPVPARYYRSPSKFARLVFKLITGCLAMRNVAQKAVRVFPEFQSRESLGPAPGKS, encoded by the coding sequence ATGCCCCGCCGACGCCGCGCGACATCCACCCGCACCCGTTCTTCCCCGGTCTCCGGTCCGTCCGGACCGTTTCCGGCGCTTGCCGTGGAGCGCGCCCGCCTGCCGGCCGAGGTGGCGCGCCGCATCGCCGAGGAGCTGCGGCAGGGGCGCTGGACAAATCACCTCCCCGGCGAACGGAAGCTGGCCGAGATGCTGCAGGTCAGCCGCACCACCTTGCGTCCCGCCCTGGCCGAGCTCGAAAAGCAGGGCTGGCTGCGCACCGCGCACGGGCGACGACGGGAGGTAGTCGTCCGTCGGCACGCTACCGGAGCGCCGGCCGCGGGTCAGGTCGTGGTGATGCTCTCGCCGCGTCCTCTCGAAAACATCGATCCTTTTATCGTGTTTCAACTGGAGAGCCTGCGCGAGTTGCTGGCCCGGCGCGGCATGTCGCTTTCCATCGCGGTGCGTCCCTCGTGCTACACCAACGACGCGGCCACCGCGCTCGGCCATCTCGTCGCCGAGGAAAAAGCCTGCGTGTGGCTGCTCTGGCTTTCGACGCAGTCGATGCAGGAATGGTTCCTGGCCAAGGGGCTTCCGCACATCGTGCTTGGCTCTGCCTTTCACGCCGAGGCCAGCATTTCCGTCGATCTCGACCACTTCGCCACCAGCCGCCATGCGGCGCTCACGTTCAGGCGGCTCGGCCACCGGCGCATCGCGCTCATCATTTCCCGGCTCGGCCTCGCCGGAAACAGCATGGCCGAGGCGGGTTTCCGCGCGGGCGCGGCGGAAGAGAGCGGAGGCGAGCCACTGGTCGTCGACGTCATCAAGCACGACGACTCGCCCGAAGGCATCCGGCGCAGCGTGGATCATTTGCTCGTACTCAAACCGCGTCCCACCGGCGTTCTGTCCGTGCGCGGGCTCCAGACCGTGTCGGTGATTACGGCGCTTCTCGGCAAGGGCTTGCGCATCCCGGGGGATATTTCGATCATCAGCCGCGATGACGATCCCGCGCTCGATTTCGTGAACCCCGTCCCTGCCCGCTACTACCGGTCGCCCTCGAAGTTTGCCCGTCTCGTTTTCAAGCTCATCACCGGTTGCCTCGCCATGCGGAATGTCGCCCAGAAAGCCGTGCGTGTCTTCCCCGAGTTCCAGTCGCGGGAAAGCCTCGGGCCCGCACCGGGCAAATCGTGA
- a CDS encoding N-terminal cleavage protein: protein MKTPHPDQKTGFTLIELLTVIAIIGILAAIIIPVTGKVRSSARMTQCKSNIRQVGLAMILFAEEHQGRFPARNAGGGWARKLVDGGYVDKAGKTLTCPADKNAEGKPRPRSYAYVTPAMIPTIPKEDTSKSVVLQKFENPSRIMMLTEWHWANQDYNKMDGGGIDQKAMDTPTQVFHPDGRRNFVFLDGHVASFRKEDFEASDRRWGRRSEGQSGAEAP from the coding sequence ATGAAAACGCCACACCCCGACCAAAAGACCGGTTTCACACTGATCGAACTGCTTACAGTCATTGCCATCATCGGCATTCTCGCCGCGATCATCATCCCCGTCACCGGCAAGGTCCGTTCCTCCGCCAGGATGACGCAGTGCAAATCAAACATCCGGCAAGTCGGCCTGGCAATGATCCTGTTCGCCGAGGAGCATCAGGGACGTTTCCCCGCGCGCAATGCCGGCGGAGGCTGGGCACGAAAACTCGTGGATGGTGGTTATGTTGACAAGGCAGGCAAGACGCTGACGTGCCCGGCCGACAAAAACGCGGAAGGCAAACCGCGTCCGCGCAGTTACGCCTATGTCACTCCCGCGATGATTCCGACGATTCCGAAGGAAGACACATCGAAATCCGTTGTTCTGCAAAAATTCGAAAATCCCAGTCGCATCATGATGCTGACCGAGTGGCATTGGGCGAACCAGGACTATAACAAGATGGATGGCGGAGGCATTGACCAGAAGGCGATGGATACGCCGACGCAGGTTTTCCATCCGGACGGGCGGCGTAATTTCGTCTTTCTCGATGGCCATGTTGCGAGTTTTCGCAAGGAAGACTTCGAAGCCAGCGACAGGCGCTGGGGACGACGCAGTGAAGGCCAAAGCGGAGCGGAGGCTCCGTAA
- a CDS encoding CopG family transcriptional regulator, with protein sequence MSTLSIRLPNSIHQHTRKLAREEGVSINQFISSAVAEKLAALDTERYLAERARRGSKVNIRRILAKIPDVTPGEQDRLRGNVR encoded by the coding sequence ATGAGCACACTCAGTATCCGTCTGCCCAATTCCATCCATCAGCACACTCGCAAACTCGCCCGGGAGGAAGGGGTTTCCATCAATCAGTTTATTTCCAGCGCCGTCGCCGAAAAACTCGCGGCGCTCGACACCGAACGCTACCTCGCCGAACGCGCCAGACGCGGCTCAAAGGTCAATATCCGCCGTATCCTTGCCAAGATTCCGGATGTCACGCCCGGCGAGCAGGACCGCCTGCGCGGCAACGTCAGGTAA
- a CDS encoding autotransporter — MTTRTVPVLSRAPLAGALLSLFLATATVSIHAQDTLYWNRGSGTWELSATTWATTPGGEGTTAWSNGNSAVIENTNPSLALAVDISAQDFTAAGGASLVNVSAATATTWRTLTVTGNGSGNLDIRASIGRLTVNLGGTSAWDGLLVTRGGGSNRVAITSATGAGIATRVRLEGGLLGLDTALAGQVVTIGELSGSATGAEVTAAYGANNVATKTLRVEQSTTTTYAGKLAATNGGRELAFAKAGSGTLTLSGALLHSGGVTAEAGTLVITGTTSDQGNYTVDSGATLRAATTINFGTAASRALTVKSGGILAPGATDAVGTLTLVGGDGTGAGLVFEGAATVLFRLGSAQDKIELTGAGMTGSAAGGAGSIVFRFTDNGGLVDGQAYDLISFAGTSPGIALESFTSNWGDTFQYNGNTLQFVYNAANIPEPASVALLLAGALTTGMLVIRRRGTRA; from the coding sequence ATGACCACCCGAACCGTCCCCGTCCTCTCCCGCGCTCCGCTTGCAGGCGCCCTGCTCTCCCTGTTTCTCGCCACGGCCACCGTCTCCATCCATGCCCAGGACACGCTTTACTGGAATCGCGGCTCCGGCACCTGGGAACTGTCCGCCACGACCTGGGCCACCACGCCGGGAGGGGAAGGCACCACGGCGTGGAGCAACGGCAACTCCGCGGTCATCGAAAATACCAACCCGAGCCTCGCGCTTGCCGTCGATATTTCCGCGCAGGACTTTACGGCCGCTGGCGGCGCTTCGCTCGTCAATGTATCCGCAGCGACCGCCACGACCTGGCGGACCCTGACCGTTACGGGGAACGGCAGCGGCAATCTGGACATCAGGGCGAGCATCGGCCGCCTGACTGTCAACCTGGGCGGGACGTCCGCCTGGGACGGTTTGCTGGTCACCCGCGGAGGCGGCTCCAACCGGGTTGCCATCACCAGCGCTACCGGCGCCGGCATCGCCACGCGCGTCCGGCTTGAAGGCGGGTTGCTCGGTCTCGATACCGCGCTCGCCGGACAGGTGGTGACGATCGGGGAACTCTCGGGCTCGGCGACCGGAGCGGAGGTGACGGCGGCCTACGGCGCCAACAACGTGGCCACCAAAACCCTTCGCGTCGAACAGTCCACCACCACCACCTATGCCGGCAAGCTGGCGGCGACCAACGGCGGACGCGAACTCGCCTTTGCCAAGGCCGGCAGCGGCACGCTGACGCTTTCCGGCGCGCTCCTGCACAGCGGCGGCGTCACGGCCGAGGCGGGCACGCTCGTCATCACCGGCACCACCAGCGACCAAGGCAACTACACGGTCGACAGCGGCGCCACGCTCCGCGCCGCCACCACGATCAACTTCGGCACCGCCGCCTCCCGCGCGCTCACGGTGAAATCCGGCGGCATCCTTGCTCCAGGCGCCACGGATGCCGTTGGCACGCTGACTCTCGTCGGCGGCGACGGCACCGGTGCGGGCCTCGTTTTCGAAGGCGCGGCCACCGTCCTCTTCCGTCTCGGCTCGGCGCAGGACAAGATCGAGCTCACCGGCGCCGGCATGACCGGTTCCGCCGCCGGAGGTGCCGGCAGCATCGTTTTCCGGTTCACCGACAACGGCGGACTCGTCGACGGCCAGGCCTACGACCTGATCTCGTTTGCCGGCACCTCGCCGGGCATTGCACTGGAAAGCTTCACGTCGAACTGGGGCGATACGTTTCAGTACAACGGAAACACGCTCCAGTTCGTCTATAACGCGGCCAACATTCCCGAACCCGCGAGCGTCGCCCTGCTGCTTGCCGGCGCGCTCACCACGGGCATGCTCGTGATCCGCCGTCGCGGCACCCGGGCCTGA
- a CDS encoding methyltransferase, which translates to MIATASFPESAIAADETDDSPVRQTIPPAPAVFETPVVRFFGRSLAEYLRFFSLDAATLRGRRVLDTAAGPSSFAAEAGAFGLDVTAADPLYGCTSGTLDAYVKIDYATMFRQLRTKPGLVRCDANGADFCSIDAAEADRRAAAARFLDDYETGFLSGRYVSARLPHLPFADGEFDLVLCAHFLFLHAAQFDAAFHLAACRELVRVSRGEVRIHPVCGNNGLPYPALAALREELARDGIASREEPVPHAFFRGADSMLVLERG; encoded by the coding sequence ATGATCGCCACCGCCTCCTTCCCCGAATCCGCCATCGCCGCCGACGAGACCGACGACAGTCCTGTCCGACAGACAATCCCGCCCGCACCCGCGGTCTTCGAAACGCCCGTCGTGCGTTTCTTCGGCCGTTCGCTGGCCGAATACCTGCGTTTCTTCTCGCTCGACGCCGCGACGTTGCGCGGCCGCCGCGTCCTCGACACGGCCGCCGGCCCGTCCTCGTTTGCCGCCGAGGCCGGCGCGTTCGGCCTCGATGTGACCGCCGCCGATCCGCTCTATGGCTGCACGTCCGGCACGCTCGACGCGTATGTAAAAATCGATTACGCCACGATGTTCCGGCAACTCCGGACCAAACCCGGCCTTGTCCGTTGCGATGCGAACGGGGCGGACTTTTGTTCGATCGACGCCGCCGAAGCCGACCGCCGCGCCGCCGCCGCGCGCTTTCTCGACGACTACGAAACCGGTTTCCTGAGCGGCCGCTACGTCAGCGCCCGGCTCCCGCACCTGCCGTTTGCCGACGGCGAGTTCGACCTCGTGCTGTGCGCGCACTTCCTGTTCCTGCACGCCGCGCAGTTCGACGCCGCCTTCCACCTCGCCGCCTGCCGCGAACTCGTCCGCGTGAGCCGCGGGGAAGTCCGCATTCACCCGGTCTGCGGCAACAACGGCCTGCCTTACCCGGCCCTGGCCGCGCTCCGCGAGGAACTCGCCCGCGACGGCATCGCCTCGCGCGAGGAACCGGTGCCGCACGCATTCTTCCGGGGAGCGGACTCGATGCTGGTGCTGGAGCGCGGCTGA
- a CDS encoding sugar ABC transporter substrate-binding protein: MKSRLRFLLPALVIATAVGGSFWHVVSHRRVAADPAKTTLRIGHWLLHTGMREAFAEAAAEYQRLHPDVVIEQVAVPIRVWPAWMRTQLVGDTAPDITGLLQANEETINRYFLPLTRFIDAPNPHNAGTPLQGLRWRDTFVDGLASMQALTPSTGEVNGVHLQLSTLRVFYNKTLLRSVTGSDVPPTDYATFRALENQVTAWNESTGKKLVPVAGCGPYAQYLFNALLPSQTQKAAVALSLMQTLNLRPAEVAALMLQGRLSYRSSEYQASLDLLRDVTALMPPGFQQLQRDDALFAFLQGNAVAICAGSGDYAAFRQEGGFGIAITPIPLPAPDDPDYGRFTLGPISDAGGYPESMFGIVRTSRHPGLALDFLRFLSSYRMAALFAERSLRMSAIVDVPPPAGAAELAPRLDGEAPGSTVDFFTFGGSHAHNAFHRNLHTLIDRRGDREAFLKKLDDEMPAALRRDLAFYVTRQQQEIRRADAHLGLLRTQPSSTGQPAASAMASSWTRVAEFQHDLHADYLRYLSLMQAGTAE, encoded by the coding sequence ATGAAATCCCGCCTGCGTTTTCTGCTGCCCGCACTCGTCATCGCCACCGCTGTCGGCGGTTCGTTCTGGCATGTCGTCTCGCACCGGCGGGTCGCCGCCGATCCGGCCAAAACCACCCTGCGTATCGGCCACTGGCTGCTGCACACGGGCATGCGCGAGGCATTTGCCGAAGCCGCCGCCGAGTACCAGCGACTGCATCCGGACGTGGTGATCGAACAGGTCGCCGTCCCCATCCGCGTATGGCCGGCGTGGATGCGCACCCAGCTCGTCGGCGACACCGCGCCCGACATCACCGGCCTCCTCCAGGCCAACGAGGAGACGATCAACCGCTACTTTCTCCCGCTCACTCGCTTCATCGACGCCCCCAATCCCCACAACGCCGGCACGCCGCTCCAAGGCCTGCGCTGGCGCGACACGTTTGTCGATGGGCTCGCCTCCATGCAGGCCCTGACCCCCTCGACCGGCGAGGTGAACGGTGTGCATCTCCAGCTCAGCACCCTGCGCGTCTTCTATAACAAGACGTTGCTCCGGTCCGTCACGGGATCGGACGTACCGCCGACAGACTATGCGACGTTTCGCGCCCTCGAAAACCAGGTCACTGCCTGGAACGAGAGCACCGGGAAAAAACTCGTGCCCGTGGCCGGTTGCGGACCGTATGCGCAGTACCTGTTCAATGCGCTGCTCCCCTCCCAGACGCAAAAGGCCGCCGTTGCCCTCAGCCTCATGCAGACCCTCAACCTGCGTCCGGCGGAAGTCGCCGCACTGATGTTGCAAGGCCGCCTCTCGTATCGTTCATCCGAATACCAAGCGAGCCTCGATCTCCTCCGCGACGTCACGGCGCTGATGCCGCCGGGCTTTCAGCAACTCCAGCGCGACGATGCCCTGTTCGCCTTTTTGCAGGGCAATGCCGTGGCGATCTGCGCGGGAAGCGGCGATTATGCCGCCTTCCGGCAGGAAGGCGGCTTCGGCATTGCCATCACGCCGATTCCCCTGCCGGCGCCGGACGATCCGGACTACGGGCGTTTCACGCTCGGACCGATTTCGGATGCCGGTGGCTACCCGGAATCGATGTTCGGCATCGTGCGCACGAGCCGGCACCCGGGACTCGCGCTGGATTTTCTGCGCTTCCTGAGCAGCTACCGCATGGCGGCGCTCTTTGCGGAGCGGAGCCTGCGCATGTCGGCAATCGTCGACGTGCCTCCGCCCGCCGGGGCGGCCGAACTCGCCCCGCGCCTCGATGGCGAAGCACCGGGCAGTACGGTGGATTTTTTTACATTCGGAGGAAGCCACGCGCACAACGCGTTTCACCGCAACCTGCACACGCTCATCGACCGGCGCGGCGACCGCGAAGCCTTCCTGAAAAAGCTCGACGACGAAATGCCCGCCGCGCTGCGGCGCGATCTCGCGTTTTATGTGACACGACAACAGCAGGAAATCCGGCGTGCCGACGCGCATCTCGGACTGTTGCGAACACAGCCGTCGTCAACCGGACAACCGGCTGCTTCAGCCATGGCGTCATCATGGACGCGAGTGGCCGAGTTTCAGCACGACCTGCACGCGGATTACCTCCGTTATCTGTCGCTCATGCAGGCCGGGACAGCAGAGTGA
- a CDS encoding glycogen synthase produces the protein MSSLRILFVSPEVEPFVKVGGLADMAGSLPKALAALGHDVRIVCPAYGCVKIGTNWRARQDPLGVDVGAAAEWARTWETTLPGATVPVPVYFLEHQRFFGRPEVYTGPWGAHEDNDLRFTFFSRAALTLCLQLGWIPDVIHCHDWTTGFVPVYLNTLYRDTPLGRTASMFTIHNLEHQGLFGRRAFDYSRLPAAEFRADSVEAFGGVNMMKAGLYHATKLTTVSPTYAHEIRTPEGGCGLHDVLAFRGADLMGILNGIDTSSWSPEIDMSLPATYSAANFTGKAVCKAALQRELGLKVDPHVAVFGIVSRFASQKGLDLVAEALPHIVRRMHVQFVILGAGDPGLEYMFRGMGDEFRGQVGTYIGYSPGLARLVQAGSDFFVMPSRAEPCGLTQLYAMRYGTPPVVRATGGLIDTVEQYDEATGEGTGFLFNDTSAAALYNTVGWACSTYYDRPHHVRQLRRAGMAKDFSWRRSAELYVDAYHWAIAARRE, from the coding sequence GTGTCCTCCCTCAGAATACTCTTTGTTTCCCCTGAAGTAGAGCCGTTCGTGAAGGTTGGCGGTCTCGCCGATATGGCGGGTTCGCTCCCCAAGGCGCTGGCGGCGCTGGGGCACGATGTGCGTATCGTCTGCCCGGCCTACGGCTGCGTGAAGATTGGCACCAACTGGCGGGCGCGCCAGGACCCGCTCGGCGTGGACGTGGGGGCGGCGGCCGAGTGGGCGCGCACCTGGGAAACGACGCTGCCGGGCGCCACCGTGCCGGTGCCGGTTTATTTTCTCGAACACCAGCGTTTTTTCGGGCGGCCGGAAGTTTACACCGGCCCGTGGGGCGCGCACGAGGACAATGACCTGCGCTTCACCTTCTTCTCGCGGGCGGCGCTCACGCTCTGCCTGCAACTCGGCTGGATTCCCGACGTGATCCATTGCCACGACTGGACCACCGGGTTCGTGCCGGTTTACCTGAATACGCTCTACCGCGACACGCCGCTCGGGCGGACGGCGTCGATGTTCACGATCCACAATCTGGAACACCAGGGGTTGTTCGGGCGGAGGGCGTTCGACTACTCGCGGTTGCCTGCCGCCGAATTTCGCGCCGACAGCGTGGAGGCGTTTGGCGGGGTCAACATGATGAAGGCGGGCCTCTACCACGCCACGAAGCTTACGACGGTGAGTCCGACCTACGCGCACGAGATCCGCACGCCGGAGGGCGGTTGCGGGCTGCATGACGTGCTGGCGTTTCGCGGTGCGGACCTGATGGGCATCCTCAACGGCATCGACACGTCCTCCTGGAGTCCGGAGATCGACATGAGCCTGCCGGCGACGTACAGCGCGGCCAATTTCACCGGCAAGGCCGTGTGCAAGGCGGCGCTCCAGCGCGAACTCGGCCTGAAGGTCGACCCGCATGTGGCGGTGTTCGGCATCGTGTCGCGGTTCGCCAGCCAGAAGGGACTCGATCTCGTGGCCGAGGCGTTGCCGCACATCGTGCGTCGCATGCATGTGCAGTTCGTCATCCTCGGGGCGGGCGATCCCGGGCTCGAATACATGTTCCGCGGCATGGGCGACGAGTTTCGCGGCCAGGTCGGCACGTATATCGGCTACAGCCCCGGTCTGGCGCGCCTCGTGCAGGCGGGCAGCGATTTTTTTGTGATGCCGAGCCGGGCCGAGCCGTGCGGGCTCACGCAACTCTACGCAATGCGCTACGGCACGCCGCCGGTCGTGCGCGCCACCGGCGGCCTGATCGACACGGTGGAGCAATACGACGAGGCGACCGGCGAGGGCACCGGTTTCCTGTTCAACGACACCAGTGCCGCCGCGCTCTACAACACGGTTGGCTGGGCGTGTTCGACCTACTACGACCGTCCGCACCACGTGCGCCAGCTCCGGCGCGCCGGCATGGCGAAGGATTTTTCGTGGCGCCGCAGCGCCGAGCTTTACGTGGACGCCTATCACTGGGCGATCGCGGCCCGGCGCGAGTGA
- a CDS encoding LacI family transcriptional regulator → MPEGRASFASVMSNRSPASVSARVTLADVAAAAGCSLMTVSRALRGEGVVAEATQRRVMETAVRLGYRPDPEVARLMGRLRASRVAGAEVIAWITAEPTREGWRRSPASSAIFAGAGVRAQRLGFRLEPFWLCERGMTPARLGGVLRSRGIRGVLVAPMPKSGTRIDAGFGWEHFSAAACGFSLVEPRLHRACSQQYQTLGIAWHELSRRGYQRIGFALSAESNERTDGMWLASFLARQHNPGTLASACQAVPPLVMNGWEPEKFLGWFREFRPDALIGGGDTAGFLRRNGVRIPDDCAFAHINIIGQPESAAGVDHHMEELGAAAFDLVVEQLHANQRGLPAVPKMVMVECAWRDGPEAPVRGSFFTTDTH, encoded by the coding sequence TTGCCGGAGGGCCGGGCCAGCTTCGCCTCCGTCATGAGCAACCGTTCCCCTGCATCCGTTTCCGCACGCGTCACCCTTGCCGATGTCGCCGCTGCCGCAGGGTGCTCGCTCATGACGGTGTCGCGGGCGTTGCGGGGGGAAGGAGTGGTGGCGGAGGCGACGCAGCGGCGGGTGATGGAAACGGCAGTGCGGCTCGGATACCGTCCCGATCCCGAGGTGGCACGGTTGATGGGCAGGCTGCGCGCGAGTCGCGTCGCGGGAGCGGAAGTCATCGCGTGGATCACAGCCGAACCGACGCGCGAAGGCTGGCGGCGCTCGCCGGCGAGCTCCGCGATTTTTGCCGGAGCCGGGGTGCGGGCGCAGCGGCTGGGATTCCGGCTGGAACCGTTCTGGCTGTGCGAGCGTGGCATGACGCCCGCGCGGCTGGGAGGCGTTTTGCGCAGTCGCGGGATTCGTGGCGTGCTCGTCGCCCCGATGCCGAAGTCGGGGACGCGCATCGATGCCGGTTTCGGGTGGGAGCATTTTTCGGCGGCGGCCTGCGGTTTTTCACTCGTGGAGCCGCGCTTGCATCGGGCGTGCAGCCAGCAATACCAGACGCTCGGGATCGCCTGGCACGAACTTTCGCGACGCGGTTACCAGCGGATCGGGTTTGCCCTCTCCGCCGAGTCCAACGAACGCACCGACGGCATGTGGCTCGCCAGTTTTCTTGCCCGGCAACACAATCCGGGAACCCTTGCCTCCGCCTGCCAGGCTGTCCCGCCGCTCGTGATGAACGGATGGGAGCCTGAAAAATTTCTCGGCTGGTTTCGTGAGTTTCGCCCCGATGCGCTCATCGGTGGAGGAGACACCGCCGGCTTCCTGCGCAGGAATGGCGTTCGTATCCCGGATGACTGCGCCTTCGCCCACATCAATATCATCGGACAGCCGGAGTCGGCCGCCGGTGTGGATCATCACATGGAGGAACTGGGAGCGGCGGCATTCGATCTTGTTGTCGAACAACTGCACGCCAACCAGCGCGGTCTGCCCGCCGTGCCGAAGATGGTGATGGTCGAATGTGCGTGGCGCGACGGGCCGGAGGCGCCGGTAAGAGGTTCGTTTTTTACCACTGATACACACTAA
- a CDS encoding LacI family transcriptional regulator gives MASPPSNKLQTIADLAGVSRMTVSRALRNQPNVRQEVRERIYKIATEIGYRPNPLISTLMADLKRRRVKRVAEVIAFLTADPEGREQWRRSETVALFHAGAVERAAQLGYRLEHFWAKEPGMTPGRLSRVLWSRGISGVLLAPSWMSYQHDYPEFDWSHFAAACLGYTMSQPDLHRACNNQYLTMRSALRHLRESGYRRIGLALSRSDDNRVLNHWQAAYLADQAMHDAPEARVPVFLSDEVLELPSNRRPFQDWVRRHAPDGVVSVHHGFLRDWMEEAGLRVPEDIGYADLDLSGDMFGRVAGMDQNSRFVGAAAIDLIVGQHHRNERGIPAMPTITSVNGSWCDGETVRGR, from the coding sequence ATGGCCTCCCCCCCGTCCAACAAGCTTCAGACGATTGCCGACCTCGCGGGCGTATCGCGCATGACGGTGTCGCGGGCGTTGCGCAACCAGCCCAATGTCCGTCAGGAAGTGCGCGAGCGTATCTATAAAATAGCGACAGAGATCGGCTATCGGCCCAATCCGCTGATCTCGACCCTGATGGCCGACCTCAAGCGCCGCCGGGTGAAACGCGTCGCCGAGGTCATTGCTTTTCTCACCGCCGATCCCGAAGGACGCGAGCAATGGCGGCGTTCCGAGACCGTCGCGCTGTTCCACGCCGGTGCCGTCGAGCGCGCGGCGCAGCTCGGTTACCGGCTGGAACATTTCTGGGCCAAGGAACCGGGCATGACGCCGGGCCGGCTCTCGCGCGTGCTCTGGTCGCGCGGGATCAGCGGCGTGTTGCTGGCTCCGTCATGGATGTCCTACCAGCACGACTACCCGGAGTTCGACTGGTCGCACTTCGCGGCGGCCTGCCTCGGCTACACGATGTCGCAGCCCGACCTGCACCGCGCCTGCAACAACCAGTATCTGACGATGCGCAGCGCCCTGCGTCACCTGCGCGAATCCGGTTATCGGCGGATCGGGCTGGCGCTGAGCCGGTCGGACGACAACCGCGTGCTCAATCACTGGCAGGCCGCGTATCTTGCCGATCAGGCCATGCACGATGCGCCGGAGGCCCGCGTCCCGGTTTTCCTGAGCGACGAGGTTCTGGAGCTGCCCTCCAACCGGCGTCCGTTTCAGGACTGGGTGCGGCGGCATGCTCCGGACGGGGTGGTATCGGTGCATCACGGCTTCCTGCGCGACTGGATGGAGGAAGCGGGCCTGCGTGTGCCGGAGGACATCGGCTACGCCGACCTCGATTTGTCAGGCGACATGTTCGGCCGCGTCGCCGGCATGGACCAGAACAGCCGTTTCGTGGGCGCGGCGGCGATCGACCTGATCGTGGGCCAGCACCACCGCAACGAGCGCGGCATCCCGGCGATGCCGACGATCACCTCGGTCAACGGAAGCTGGTGCGACGGGGAGACCGTGCGGGGGCGATGA
- a CDS encoding alpha/beta hydrolase: MHHSLKSPSARSCFLRRLSQWGAASFALLAFAVLGAAEVTIQRDIIYYAPAGVVDAGIDEFCRLDLYLPAVSPAGGFPLIVLFHGGGLHTGSRKSTAALAQRVASAGIAVANATYRRHPGVDFPVYVEDAAQAVAWAAQHGESKGMRPRALFVGGHSAGGYLAALLAADARYLRKAGVPDGSVAGYIPISGQLITHSQVRKELGLTRLAILSNEAAPLYHLHRDMAPILFLVGDKDMPARVEETRLFVAAANDIAKNPNISVLVVPDRGHGSIKDRLLTPDDPGGVAVMDFIHKWTP; encoded by the coding sequence ATGCACCATTCGCTCAAGTCCCCTTCCGCCCGATCCTGCTTCCTGCGTCGCCTGTCGCAATGGGGCGCTGCCAGTTTCGCCCTGTTGGCGTTTGCTGTGCTCGGTGCGGCCGAGGTCACGATCCAGCGTGACATTATTTATTATGCTCCGGCCGGGGTGGTCGATGCAGGTATCGATGAGTTTTGCCGGCTCGATCTCTACCTTCCCGCGGTCTCTCCCGCCGGAGGTTTTCCCCTGATTGTTTTGTTCCATGGGGGGGGCCTTCATACCGGTTCCCGTAAGTCGACGGCCGCGCTGGCCCAACGTGTTGCGTCGGCCGGGATCGCGGTGGCCAACGCCACTTATCGTCGCCATCCCGGGGTGGATTTTCCCGTCTATGTGGAGGACGCGGCCCAGGCCGTCGCCTGGGCCGCGCAGCATGGCGAAAGCAAAGGTATGCGCCCAAGGGCGCTCTTTGTGGGGGGGCATTCCGCCGGCGGTTATCTGGCCGCGCTGCTGGCTGCAGACGCACGCTATCTGCGAAAAGCCGGAGTGCCTGACGGAAGCGTGGCCGGATACATCCCCATCAGCGGCCAGTTGATCACCCATTCTCAAGTGCGAAAAGAGCTTGGCCTGACGCGACTCGCCATCCTCAGCAATGAGGCCGCCCCGCTATACCATTTACACCGGGATATGGCGCCAATCCTGTTTCTCGTGGGCGATAAAGACATGCCGGCACGTGTGGAAGAGACGCGTCTTTTTGTGGCAGCCGCGAATGACATTGCGAAGAACCCCAACATCTCGGTCTTGGTGGTGCCCGACCGCGGTCATGGCTCTATCAAAGATCGCTTGCTCACTCCCGACGACCCGGGTGGCGTGGCGGTGATGGATTTCATCCACAAGTGGACCCCGTAA